Proteins from one Amycolatopsis benzoatilytica AK 16/65 genomic window:
- a CDS encoding ABC-F family ATP-binding cassette domain-containing protein, with translation MSDLRIVLSGLSFSWPDDTPVFDQLSATFPAGRTGLVAPNGAGKSTLLKLIAGQLKPAAGSVTVDGVLGYLPQDLPLTAERTVAEVLGVDAILKAITAVEGGDAAEEHFTTIGADWDVEDRTRAQLDRLGLGDVALDRLLGTLSGGQVVSLGLAAQLLRDPDVLLLDEPTNNLDQTARHQLRAVLDDWSGCLLVVSHDRALLDRMDRIAELGPDEIRFYGGNFTEYEQAVQAEREVAEKNIRNAEQEVKREKREMQQARERAAKRASNAQRNLSSAGLPKIFAGTMKRNAQESAAKADGAHASRVSAAKAKLDQAERSLREEQKISLELPKTAVPQGRTLFDGKHLKVRDLFAGEGADLSIRGPERIALTGPNGVGKSTLLRLVHGTLAPDAGEISRADSRIAYLSQRLDLLDLDRTVAENLAGAAPEMLPADRMNLLARFLFRGARAHLPVGGLSGGERLRATLACVLFAEPAPQLLLLDEPTNNLDLVSAGQLESALNAYQGAFVVVSHDERFLAEIGVDRWLRLENGQLRETAGIDA, from the coding sequence ATGTCCGATCTCCGCATCGTCCTTTCCGGACTCTCCTTCTCCTGGCCGGACGACACGCCGGTCTTCGACCAGCTCTCCGCCACCTTCCCGGCCGGACGCACCGGGCTCGTCGCGCCCAACGGGGCAGGCAAGTCCACCCTGCTCAAGCTCATCGCGGGGCAGCTCAAGCCCGCCGCGGGCAGCGTCACGGTCGACGGCGTCCTCGGGTACCTGCCGCAGGATCTCCCGCTTACCGCCGAGCGCACGGTCGCCGAGGTGCTCGGCGTCGACGCGATCCTCAAGGCCATCACGGCGGTCGAAGGGGGCGACGCGGCCGAGGAGCACTTCACGACCATCGGCGCCGACTGGGACGTCGAGGACCGTACGCGGGCCCAGCTCGACCGGCTCGGGCTCGGGGACGTCGCGCTCGACCGGCTGCTCGGCACGCTCAGCGGCGGCCAGGTCGTGTCGCTCGGGCTCGCCGCGCAATTGCTGCGCGACCCGGACGTCCTGCTTCTCGACGAACCCACCAACAACCTCGACCAGACCGCCCGGCACCAGCTTCGCGCGGTGCTCGACGACTGGTCCGGCTGCCTGCTCGTGGTCAGCCACGACCGCGCGCTGCTCGACCGGATGGACCGGATCGCCGAGCTCGGCCCGGACGAAATCCGGTTCTACGGCGGCAATTTCACTGAATACGAGCAGGCCGTGCAGGCGGAGCGCGAGGTCGCCGAGAAGAACATCCGCAACGCCGAACAAGAGGTCAAGCGCGAGAAGCGCGAGATGCAGCAAGCTCGCGAGCGCGCGGCCAAACGGGCCAGCAACGCACAGCGGAACCTGTCCAGTGCCGGACTGCCGAAGATCTTCGCGGGCACCATGAAGCGCAACGCGCAGGAATCCGCGGCGAAGGCGGACGGAGCGCACGCCTCCCGGGTCAGCGCGGCGAAAGCCAAGCTCGACCAGGCTGAGCGGTCGCTGCGCGAGGAACAGAAGATCAGTCTCGAACTGCCGAAAACTGCGGTGCCGCAGGGGCGGACGTTGTTCGACGGCAAGCACCTGAAGGTCCGGGACTTGTTCGCGGGCGAAGGCGCGGACCTGTCGATTCGCGGTCCGGAACGGATCGCGCTCACCGGCCCGAACGGCGTCGGCAAGTCGACATTGCTGCGGCTGGTGCACGGCACGCTCGCGCCGGACGCGGGCGAGATCAGCCGGGCGGACAGCCGGATCGCGTACCTTTCGCAGCGGCTCGACCTGCTCGACCTCGACCGGACGGTGGCGGAAAACCTCGCCGGCGCGGCACCGGAAATGCTGCCCGCGGACCGGATGAACCTGTTGGCGCGCTTCCTGTTCCGCGGTGCGCGGGCGCATCTGCCGGTCGGCGGGCTGTCCGGTGGGGAACGGCTGCGCGCGACGCTCGCGTGCGTGCTGTTCGCCGAGCCCGCTCCGCAGCTGCTGCTGCTCGACGAGCCGACGAACAACCTCGACCTGGTCAGCGCCGGTCAGCTGGAAAGCGCGCTGAACGCCTACCAGGGCGCGTTCGTCGTGGTCAGCCATGACGAACGGTTCCTCGCCGAGATCGGCGTCGACCGCTGGCTGCGGCTGGAGAACGGGCAGCTCCGGGAAACGGCCGGGATCGACGCGTGA
- a CDS encoding vWA domain-containing protein has translation MFRDDADEAMALLVEMSKATDESLRAAARGLARRLMIDVARRGVARGRGVGKLRRDRADRGGELDLDRSLPALVDAAAIGGVPALDDLVARRWARPELALCMVIDTSGSMTGARLAAAALTAAACAWRAPEEHAVVSFARQAEVIRPLRSSRSKAAVVESVLSLRGHGVTALAAALRKANEQLSSSRAARKTIILLSDCRATDDQDPLPAARACEELLILAPAEDCEEAERFARESGARWYPLSGAAAAPAALAALLDHR, from the coding sequence GTGTTCCGCGACGACGCGGACGAGGCGATGGCGCTCCTGGTCGAGATGAGCAAGGCGACCGACGAGTCGTTGCGTGCCGCGGCTCGCGGGCTGGCGCGGCGGTTGATGATCGACGTTGCCCGGCGAGGCGTCGCGCGCGGGCGAGGCGTGGGAAAACTGCGCCGCGATCGCGCCGATCGCGGCGGGGAACTGGACCTGGACCGGTCGCTGCCCGCGCTGGTGGACGCCGCGGCGATCGGCGGGGTGCCGGCGTTGGACGACCTGGTGGCCCGCCGCTGGGCTCGGCCGGAACTGGCGCTGTGCATGGTGATCGACACCAGCGGGTCGATGACGGGTGCCCGGCTGGCGGCCGCCGCGCTCACGGCGGCGGCCTGTGCGTGGCGGGCACCGGAGGAACACGCAGTGGTGTCGTTCGCGCGGCAGGCCGAGGTCATCCGGCCGCTGCGGTCGTCGCGGTCGAAAGCCGCGGTGGTGGAATCGGTGTTGTCCTTGCGGGGGCATGGCGTGACGGCGCTCGCGGCGGCGTTGCGAAAAGCGAATGAGCAATTGTCGTCTTCGCGGGCGGCGCGGAAGACGATCATTCTGTTGTCGGATTGCCGGGCGACCGATGATCAGGATCCGTTGCCGGCCGCGCGCGCGTGCGAGGAATTGCTGATTCTGGCTCCGGCGGAGGACTGCGAGGAAGCCGAACGGTTCGCACGCGAATCCGGTGCGCGCTGGTATCCGCTCAGCGGCGCCGCGGCCGCGCCGGCCGCTCTCGCCGCTCTGCTCGACCACCGGTAG
- the mftR gene encoding mycofactocin system transcriptional regulator (MftR, the mycofactocin system transcriptional regulator, is an uncharacterized TetR family DNA-binding transcription factor. Its role is inferred by context. It occurs as part of the biosynthesis locus for mycofactocin, a partially characterized electron carrier derived from the terminal Val-Tyr dipeptide of the precursor peptide MftA, through a radical SAM enzyme-mediated process.) encodes MSAEPAGEPRPRRGRPRGTSARQLEEIALRLFTEQGFHETTVDQIAASAGVSRRTFFRYYDAKSDVLWNEFDSEVDTIRELLADTPDGLPVLEAVRRAVLAANHYRAEDVPELRMRMNLLSTVAELAASATRHYDDWERAVISFVAHRTGQPEDSLYPLAVGRAVLATCRAAYERWSARADADLTLYLDAGLRALAAGFSDEVLTAEPEAP; translated from the coding sequence ATGTCAGCCGAACCGGCCGGGGAGCCGCGTCCCCGCCGCGGCCGCCCGCGCGGGACCAGCGCGCGCCAGCTGGAGGAGATCGCGCTGCGCCTGTTCACCGAACAGGGTTTCCACGAGACGACCGTCGACCAGATCGCGGCCTCGGCCGGCGTCAGCCGGCGCACCTTCTTCCGTTACTACGACGCCAAGTCGGACGTGCTCTGGAACGAGTTCGACTCCGAAGTGGACACCATTCGCGAGCTGCTGGCGGACACCCCGGACGGCCTGCCGGTGCTGGAAGCCGTCCGGCGCGCGGTGCTGGCCGCCAACCACTACCGCGCCGAAGACGTGCCTGAGCTGCGGATGCGGATGAACCTGCTGAGCACCGTCGCCGAGCTGGCCGCGAGCGCGACCCGGCACTACGACGACTGGGAACGCGCGGTGATCAGCTTCGTGGCCCACCGCACCGGCCAGCCCGAAGACTCGCTGTATCCGCTGGCGGTCGGCCGCGCGGTCCTGGCCACCTGCCGGGCGGCGTACGAACGCTGGTCCGCCCGCGCGGACGCCGACCTCACCCTCTACCTGGACGCCGGCCTGCGCGCCCTCGCCGCCGGCTTCTCCGACGAAGTCCTGACCGCCGAGCCCGAGGCGCCATGA
- a CDS encoding MarR family winged helix-turn-helix transcriptional regulator, translated as MSAPSAEDVAAALFSAVGLISRRLRQNPVAAELSLPERSALSHLNRYGPATTAALARTEQITPQAMSTTISGLAGRGFVRRSPDPADGRQMIVSLTDEGTEVLRARRDARIRQIAASLTTSFTAEELAVLAEAAPLLDRLGETF; from the coding sequence ATGTCCGCCCCTTCCGCCGAGGATGTAGCAGCCGCGCTGTTCAGCGCGGTCGGCCTGATCTCCCGCCGGCTCCGCCAGAACCCCGTCGCCGCCGAGCTGTCCCTGCCGGAGCGCTCGGCGCTGTCCCACTTGAACCGCTACGGCCCGGCCACCACCGCAGCACTGGCCCGGACCGAACAGATCACCCCGCAGGCGATGAGCACCACCATCAGCGGACTGGCCGGTCGCGGCTTCGTGCGGCGCAGCCCAGACCCGGCGGACGGACGGCAGATGATCGTCTCCCTGACCGACGAGGGGACCGAAGTCCTGCGCGCCCGCCGCGACGCCCGGATCCGCCAGATCGCCGCTTCGCTCACCACGAGCTTCACCGCGGAGGAGCTGGCCGTGCTGGCCGAAGCGGCACCATTGCTGGACCGGCTGGGCGAGACGTTCTGA
- a CDS encoding ABC-F family ATP-binding cassette domain-containing protein: protein MSALRAHEIVRVLGGRRVLDGLSVTAPPGRRIGVIGENGAGKSTLLRVLAGVDAPDRGEVERPPDLGFLHQEMPYHPAATIADVVGRALAAARRVLAELERVAALLSDDDPARLAEYSGLLDQAQRHEVWDADRRAEVVLTGLGLGAVPRDRALGSLSGGQRGRLALAELLIRRPSAVLLDEPTNHLDAEAVTFLEQQLRELPGSVVFASHDRAFLDAVCTDLLDLDPSPEGPVRHGGGYTDYLGWKRAERERWERQYLEEQEELEQLRDALGSTAHRIAPGRIARDNEKMGFGHTSGRVQNQISRRVRSAAKRLEEKERTQLPAPPPRLRFRPRALSAGLSGEKLVTLENVHLPDRLSVAGLEIRPDTRLLVTGPNGAGKSTLLQVLAGRAAVDGVTRQPGLRIGFLGQDTAFDRPNRTARATYAAVLGPERAAEVPLSSLGLLGKPESARPVGELSAGQRRRLALALLIADPPQLLLLDEPTNHLSPTLCDELEEALRTNPGAIVAATHDRRLREHWTGDLLAIGPDHRATPGR from the coding sequence GTGAGCGCGCTGCGCGCGCACGAGATCGTGCGGGTGCTCGGGGGACGGCGCGTGCTCGACGGGCTGTCGGTCACCGCGCCCCCCGGCCGCCGGATCGGCGTGATCGGGGAGAACGGCGCCGGGAAGTCGACCTTGCTGCGGGTGCTCGCGGGGGTGGACGCGCCCGACCGCGGCGAGGTCGAACGGCCGCCGGATCTCGGTTTCCTGCACCAGGAAATGCCGTACCACCCGGCCGCGACCATCGCGGACGTCGTCGGTCGCGCGCTCGCCGCGGCCCGCCGGGTGCTGGCCGAGCTCGAGCGGGTAGCCGCACTGCTCTCCGACGACGATCCGGCTCGGCTCGCCGAGTACTCCGGACTGCTCGACCAGGCACAGCGGCACGAAGTGTGGGATGCGGACCGCCGCGCGGAGGTCGTCCTGACCGGCCTCGGGCTCGGCGCGGTGCCGCGCGACCGCGCGCTCGGGTCGCTCTCCGGCGGCCAGCGCGGCCGCCTCGCGCTGGCCGAGCTGCTGATCCGCCGTCCGTCTGCGGTGCTGCTCGACGAACCGACCAACCATCTCGACGCCGAAGCGGTCACGTTCCTAGAACAGCAGCTGCGCGAACTGCCTGGCAGCGTGGTGTTCGCGAGTCACGACCGAGCATTCCTCGACGCCGTCTGCACCGACCTTCTCGACCTCGATCCGTCGCCGGAAGGCCCGGTGCGCCACGGCGGCGGCTACACCGATTACCTCGGCTGGAAACGCGCCGAACGAGAACGCTGGGAACGCCAGTACCTCGAAGAACAGGAAGAGCTGGAGCAGCTGCGCGACGCGCTCGGCAGCACCGCGCATCGGATCGCACCCGGACGGATCGCGCGGGACAACGAGAAAATGGGGTTCGGCCACACGTCCGGCCGGGTGCAGAACCAGATCTCGCGGCGCGTCCGCTCCGCCGCGAAACGGCTCGAAGAGAAGGAACGCACTCAGCTGCCCGCCCCGCCGCCGCGGCTCCGGTTCCGCCCGCGCGCCCTGTCCGCCGGCCTGTCCGGCGAAAAGCTGGTCACGCTGGAAAACGTGCACCTGCCGGACCGGCTGTCCGTCGCCGGGCTGGAGATCCGGCCGGACACCCGGCTCCTGGTCACCGGCCCGAACGGCGCGGGAAAGTCCACCCTGCTCCAGGTCCTGGCCGGACGGGCGGCCGTCGACGGCGTGACCCGGCAGCCCGGCCTGCGGATCGGATTCCTCGGCCAGGACACCGCATTCGACCGGCCGAACCGGACGGCGCGCGCCACCTACGCCGCGGTCCTCGGCCCCGAACGCGCCGCCGAGGTACCGCTTTCGTCGTTGGGGCTGCTGGGAAAGCCCGAGTCCGCCCGCCCGGTCGGCGAGCTGTCCGCCGGTCAGCGGCGCCGGCTCGCGCTGGCGCTGCTCATCGCCGACCCGCCGCAGCTGCTCCTGCTCGACGAGCCGACCAACCACCTCTCCCCCACCCTGTGCGACGAGCTGGAGGAGGCGCTGCGCACCAATCCCGGCGCGATCGTGGCCGCCACGCACGACCGGCGGCTGCGCGAACACTGGACCGGGGATCTCCTGGCGATCGGACCGGACCACCGCGCCACGCCGGGAAGGTGA
- a CDS encoding aldehyde dehydrogenase family protein yields MTATVEYPLHTGVREFVSGPLELLIGGQWVPAASGRTFPTYDPATGEKIAEVAHAEAEDVNRAVAAARKAFDEGPWPAMKPNQRERLIWRIGDLLSERAEIFGQLEALDNGKSAAIATAVDTGWAADVFRYYAGWATKIEGSTVNVSMPFAPDAQFHAYTLREPVGVCAQIIPWNFPLLMAAWKIAPALAAGNTVVLKPAEQTPLTALLLGKLFEEAGFPPGVVNVVTGFGDAGAALAAHDGVDKVAFTGSTEVGKKIVQAASGNLKKVSLELGGKSPNVVFADADFDLAVPGSVNAWMFNHGQCCVAGTRLYVEDTIFEEFTQAVADAASQVKIGPGLDPSTQLGPMVSQEQFERVSRYLGEGIADGARALTGGKRWGDTGYFIEPTVFVDVQPEFSIVREEIFGPVVAALPFNAEQGVAAAANDSEYGLAAGIWTRDISKAHRTAKELKAGSVWVNQYNGFDTAMPFGGFKQSGWGRELGAAALDLYTQTKSVNVAL; encoded by the coding sequence GTGACCGCAACGGTTGAGTACCCCCTGCACACCGGGGTCCGGGAGTTCGTGTCCGGGCCGCTCGAACTGCTCATCGGCGGACAGTGGGTGCCGGCCGCGTCCGGCCGCACGTTCCCGACCTACGACCCGGCCACCGGCGAGAAGATCGCCGAGGTCGCGCACGCCGAAGCGGAGGACGTCAACCGGGCGGTGGCGGCCGCGCGCAAGGCGTTCGACGAAGGCCCGTGGCCGGCGATGAAGCCGAACCAGCGGGAACGGCTGATCTGGCGCATCGGCGACCTGCTGTCCGAGCGGGCGGAGATCTTCGGGCAGCTCGAAGCCCTCGACAACGGCAAGTCCGCGGCGATCGCCACCGCGGTGGACACCGGCTGGGCGGCCGACGTGTTCCGCTACTACGCCGGCTGGGCGACCAAGATCGAAGGCAGCACGGTGAACGTGTCGATGCCGTTCGCACCGGACGCCCAGTTCCACGCCTACACCCTGCGCGAGCCGGTCGGCGTGTGCGCCCAGATCATCCCGTGGAACTTCCCGCTGCTGATGGCCGCCTGGAAGATCGCGCCGGCGCTCGCCGCGGGCAACACCGTGGTGCTCAAGCCCGCCGAGCAGACGCCGCTGACCGCGCTGCTGCTGGGCAAGCTGTTCGAGGAAGCCGGGTTCCCGCCCGGGGTGGTCAACGTCGTCACCGGGTTCGGCGACGCCGGCGCCGCGCTCGCCGCGCACGACGGCGTCGACAAGGTCGCCTTCACCGGCTCGACCGAGGTCGGCAAGAAGATCGTCCAGGCGGCCAGCGGCAACCTCAAGAAGGTCTCCCTCGAACTGGGCGGCAAGAGCCCGAACGTGGTGTTCGCGGACGCCGACTTCGACCTCGCGGTGCCCGGTTCGGTCAACGCGTGGATGTTCAACCACGGCCAGTGCTGCGTCGCCGGCACCCGGCTGTACGTAGAGGACACCATCTTCGAGGAATTCACCCAGGCGGTCGCGGACGCCGCGAGCCAGGTGAAGATCGGCCCCGGCCTCGACCCGTCGACCCAGCTCGGCCCGATGGTTTCGCAGGAACAGTTCGAGCGGGTCTCTCGCTACCTCGGCGAGGGCATCGCCGACGGGGCCCGCGCGCTCACCGGCGGGAAACGCTGGGGCGACACCGGATACTTCATCGAGCCGACCGTTTTCGTCGACGTGCAGCCGGAATTCAGCATCGTCCGCGAGGAGATCTTCGGCCCGGTCGTGGCGGCCTTGCCGTTCAACGCCGAACAAGGCGTGGCCGCGGCGGCCAACGACAGCGAGTACGGCCTCGCCGCCGGCATCTGGACCCGGGACATCTCGAAGGCGCACCGGACCGCCAAGGAACTGAAGGCCGGTTCGGTCTGGGTCAACCAGTACAACGGCTTCGACACCGCGATGCCGTTCGGCGGCTTCAAACAGTCCGGCTGGGGCCGGGAACTCGGCGCCGCCGCGCTCGACCTCTACACCCAGACCAAGTCCGTCAACGTCGCGTTGTGA
- a CDS encoding sigma-54-dependent Fis family transcriptional regulator yields the protein MEPGLNASAISIADVDPASRLMKAARPVLDQLAEQLAGTKFSILLTDKDCRLVFRWFGDRGLQHQLEEIGVLHGSQLSEGRVGTNALGTPHESRQAVEIHGQEHYADALKRFSCYGHPIRHPLTGRIEGVLDITGESTSGNPLFGPLVKRVVGDIEQVILETARASERRLFLAFQQATHHRSVPVAVLGGDLVFANETCIDQLRPADPTLLRTLLPQVPERGVFDTCLEVGDGITLSVAAERVAGSTDGAVFRISKTERRKYAPAAAKTARSVLVTGEPGTGRTTEARTRAGVDDPVVLHAAAALREEPRAWAARFADLVGQPGTTVILDDVHLLPESLLPLVGEALDDGKALLLTSVPPKAMPPAVAAVATRCVQTVSLAPLRERLDELPAIAEAMLRDEHPDRKPRFTGTALAALRTHPWSGNLHELRAAMREVSRLPYTGVIDLAQLPPACRGSSRTRQLGGRELAERNAIVTALRASEGNKLRAARELGISRTTLYRRMQALGITEDCPLL from the coding sequence GTGGAACCAGGGCTGAACGCCTCGGCGATCTCGATCGCCGACGTCGACCCGGCCAGCAGGCTGATGAAGGCCGCCCGGCCGGTCCTCGACCAGCTGGCCGAGCAGCTCGCCGGCACGAAATTCTCCATCCTCCTCACCGACAAGGACTGCCGCCTGGTGTTCCGCTGGTTCGGCGACCGCGGCCTGCAGCACCAGCTCGAAGAGATCGGCGTCCTGCACGGCTCCCAGCTCAGCGAGGGCCGGGTCGGCACGAACGCGCTGGGCACGCCGCACGAGTCCCGGCAGGCCGTCGAGATCCACGGCCAGGAGCACTACGCCGACGCGTTGAAGCGGTTCAGCTGCTACGGCCATCCGATCCGGCATCCGCTGACCGGGCGCATCGAAGGCGTCCTCGACATCACCGGTGAAAGCACCAGCGGCAACCCGCTTTTCGGGCCGCTGGTGAAACGCGTGGTCGGCGACATCGAGCAGGTCATCCTGGAAACCGCGCGCGCCAGCGAACGCCGGCTGTTCCTCGCTTTCCAGCAGGCCACGCATCACCGCAGCGTGCCGGTCGCGGTGCTCGGCGGCGACCTCGTCTTCGCCAACGAAACCTGTATCGACCAGCTCCGGCCCGCCGATCCGACGCTGCTGCGCACCCTGCTTCCGCAAGTGCCGGAACGCGGAGTGTTCGACACCTGCCTCGAGGTGGGGGACGGCATCACTCTCTCGGTGGCCGCCGAACGCGTCGCGGGGTCAACCGACGGCGCGGTATTCCGGATCTCGAAAACCGAGCGGCGGAAGTATGCGCCGGCGGCGGCGAAAACCGCCCGCTCCGTCCTCGTCACGGGCGAGCCCGGCACCGGCCGCACCACCGAAGCGCGCACCCGGGCCGGCGTGGACGACCCGGTCGTGCTGCATGCGGCCGCCGCGTTGCGGGAGGAACCGCGCGCCTGGGCCGCCCGCTTCGCAGACCTGGTCGGCCAGCCGGGGACCACGGTCATCCTGGACGACGTCCACCTGCTCCCGGAGAGCCTGCTGCCGCTGGTCGGCGAAGCACTCGACGACGGCAAGGCACTGCTGCTCACCAGCGTCCCGCCGAAGGCCATGCCGCCCGCCGTCGCGGCGGTGGCGACGAGGTGCGTCCAGACCGTCTCGCTCGCGCCGCTGCGCGAGCGGCTGGACGAGCTGCCCGCCATCGCCGAAGCGATGCTCCGCGACGAGCACCCGGACCGGAAACCACGGTTCACCGGCACCGCACTGGCCGCGTTGCGCACCCACCCGTGGTCCGGCAACCTGCACGAACTCCGCGCCGCGATGCGCGAAGTCTCCCGTCTTCCGTACACGGGGGTGATCGACCTCGCTCAGCTGCCGCCGGCTTGCCGCGGCAGCTCGAGGACCCGGCAGCTCGGCGGCCGCGAGCTCGCCGAACGGAACGCGATCGTCACGGCGTTGCGCGCCAGCGAAGGCAACAAGCTGCGCGCCGCGCGCGAGCTGGGCATCAGCCGCACCACGCTCTACCGCCGCATGCAGGCGCTGGGCATCACCGAGGACTGTCCACTTCTGTAA
- a CDS encoding AAA family ATPase yields MTALHAARGPVSGPRAAVPFLSDEVVGRQREIELLLAGLDCGAHVVLEGPPGTGKTTLLRAVAEAGGSSFVFVEGNAELTPARLVGQFDPSRVLAEGYVPETFVDGPLIEALRTGGLLYVEEVNRIPEETLNVLITVMSEAELHVPRLGRVRAAEGFRLVAAMNPFDAVGTARISSAIYDRVCRIVMGYQSHDEENDIVARRCPPVPAPWRDRVVDLVRRTREHADVRVGSSVRGAIDVVRLSVSLARIRGAEATEWRVGHDAAMAALSGRIGMHESSGRTAESVIDELYVAVFGEESAPKEPEGGEPPGEA; encoded by the coding sequence GTGACGGCATTGCACGCTGCCCGGGGGCCGGTTTCCGGCCCCCGGGCGGCGGTACCGTTCCTCTCCGACGAGGTGGTCGGCCGGCAGCGCGAGATCGAACTGCTGCTGGCCGGTCTCGACTGCGGCGCGCACGTCGTGCTCGAAGGCCCGCCCGGCACCGGGAAGACCACGCTGCTGCGTGCGGTCGCGGAAGCGGGCGGCTCGTCGTTCGTGTTCGTGGAAGGGAACGCGGAGCTGACGCCGGCCCGGCTGGTCGGGCAGTTCGATCCGTCGCGGGTGCTGGCCGAAGGCTACGTCCCGGAGACCTTTGTGGACGGTCCGCTGATCGAGGCGCTGCGGACCGGCGGGCTGCTCTACGTCGAGGAGGTCAACCGGATTCCGGAGGAGACGCTCAACGTCCTGATCACCGTGATGTCCGAAGCGGAGCTGCACGTGCCGCGGCTGGGCCGGGTGCGCGCGGCCGAGGGGTTCCGGCTGGTGGCCGCGATGAACCCGTTCGACGCGGTGGGGACGGCGCGGATCTCGTCGGCGATCTACGACCGGGTGTGCCGGATCGTCATGGGCTACCAGAGCCACGACGAGGAAAACGACATCGTCGCGCGCCGGTGCCCGCCGGTGCCGGCGCCGTGGCGCGACCGCGTGGTGGACCTGGTCCGGCGTACCCGGGAGCACGCGGACGTGCGCGTCGGTTCTTCGGTGCGCGGCGCGATCGACGTGGTGCGGCTTTCGGTTTCGCTGGCCCGGATCCGCGGTGCGGAGGCGACGGAGTGGCGGGTCGGCCACGATGCCGCGATGGCGGCGCTGTCCGGCCGGATCGGGATGCACGAATCCAGCGGGCGCACCGCGGAATCGGTGATCGACGAGCTGTACGTGGCGGTGTTCGGCGAGGAATCCGCGCCGAAGGAACCGGAAGGCGGTGAACCGCCGGGGGAAGCCTGA
- a CDS encoding NDMA-dependent alcohol dehydrogenase: MKTKAAVVYEIGKPIEVVELDLEGPGEGEVLIRYTHAGLCHSDVHIAHGDLEARLPMVLGHEGAGIIEEVGVGVTRVKPGDHVVCSFIPNCGVCRWCATGQQAICDMGATILEGYLPGERFPFSGPGPVKEYGAMCMLGTFSQYSTIHQNSVVKVDDDLPLDKAVLVGCGVPTGWGSAVNAADVRPGETVIVSGVGGIGINAVQGARYAGAKNVIALDPLENKREKAMELGATHAVATPEEAAELAQSFTNGNGADKTIVTAGIVTEEIVTGAFNATGKGGTIVLTGLNKLSVNNVNLPGSILTLFKKTVKGSLFGDCNPTTDIPKILGLYQSGDLKLDEIITRTYTLEEINQGYDDLLEGRNVRGVLVHDAP, encoded by the coding sequence ATGAAGACTAAGGCCGCGGTGGTCTACGAAATCGGCAAGCCGATCGAGGTAGTGGAGCTGGATCTCGAAGGCCCGGGCGAGGGCGAGGTGCTGATCCGGTACACGCATGCCGGGCTGTGCCACTCCGACGTGCACATCGCGCACGGCGACCTGGAGGCCCGGCTGCCGATGGTGCTCGGCCACGAAGGCGCGGGCATCATCGAGGAAGTCGGCGTCGGCGTCACCCGCGTCAAGCCCGGCGACCATGTGGTGTGCTCGTTCATCCCCAACTGCGGCGTGTGCCGCTGGTGCGCCACCGGGCAGCAGGCGATCTGCGACATGGGCGCCACCATCCTGGAGGGCTACCTGCCGGGCGAGCGGTTCCCGTTCAGCGGCCCCGGCCCGGTCAAGGAATACGGCGCGATGTGCATGCTGGGCACGTTCAGCCAGTACTCCACGATCCACCAGAACTCGGTGGTCAAGGTCGACGACGACCTGCCGCTGGACAAGGCGGTGCTGGTCGGCTGCGGCGTCCCGACCGGCTGGGGTTCGGCGGTCAACGCGGCCGACGTCCGGCCCGGCGAGACGGTGATCGTGTCCGGCGTCGGCGGCATCGGCATCAATGCGGTGCAGGGCGCGCGGTACGCCGGTGCGAAGAACGTGATCGCGCTGGACCCGTTGGAGAACAAGCGGGAGAAGGCGATGGAGCTCGGCGCGACGCACGCGGTCGCGACGCCGGAGGAAGCGGCTGAGCTGGCCCAGTCGTTCACCAACGGCAACGGAGCGGACAAGACCATCGTCACCGCGGGCATCGTCACCGAGGAGATCGTCACCGGCGCGTTCAACGCCACCGGCAAGGGCGGCACGATCGTGCTGACCGGGCTGAACAAGCTGTCGGTGAACAACGTCAACCTGCCCGGCTCGATCCTCACGCTGTTCAAGAAGACCGTGAAGGGCAGCTTGTTCGGCGACTGCAACCCGACCACGGACATCCCGAAGATCCTCGGGCTGTACCAGAGCGGGGACCTGAAGCTGGACGAAATCATCACCCGGACGTACACCCTGGAAGAGATCAACCAGGGGTACGACGATCTGCTGGAGGGCCGGAACGTGCGCGGCGTGCTGGTCCACGACGCGCCGTGA